ataataataataataataattattattattattattattattatgtatatttatatatattatgtatatttatgtggTAAGATACATTAAGAATAAACTGGAAATATGTGgacaccattaaaaaaaagacagtattTCACAGAAAAAAGAGTTTCTATATAAAAGTGCGTCAAGCCTTTGCTCTTAGAGTGTTATGAATTTTTAtgcagacaatatgacatttaggACAGCATGTTATGTAACATAACCATTTAATAAccagtattttcttgtattttaataataataataataataataataataataataataataataataataataataataataataataaagacggGATAATAAATACCATTCCAAGCTAAATCTGACAGTATTGAGGGAGTAAAAGAAGAGGTATGAAGGCGAGAGGAACATGTTTATTTAGGCTGAGGTGACACCTATTTTTTGGAGTCTTCATGCACTAAATATTACTTTATCAGATCACATTTTTATTAATTCACTTCTCTTATTTCCAGTTCACAGAATAACCACCACCTTGGGGAATGTGGATTCCGGAATTGTACCATGTAGTCCTTTTTGCCCCAGAGCATTCAGCATTATTTTATCTCCACCGCCATTTAGCTAGATTTCCTATCAGTGGGAGGAAATTTTGCATATAATATTTATCGCCGAGCTCAAGGATTTCTTTAATCGCATGCGTAGTATTTGGGCACTGGGTGCTTGGGTGGAGGGGGCGCTGCTCCAGATAACCCCGGTGTGGTTTTTAGAGATAACACCCTGCACAAGTCAAACCGACTCAGCAACATTAAGGCAATCATTGGAAAACTGAATTTAATAAATTTAATTCTCTCACTatcaaataacactggtctacaagtaaaatgcatccagaataaaagtagtgaaattttaccacgtgtgagtcatTGATGAAGAAAAACCAAGTCAAAAAGGCTGGTTGGTTGAAGTTTCCAAAatgcagtcttgggtcaaaatgggaaatttgagaattaatgagagaattagtagtttgttttgtgttatattgcgcggatctctgttatttattaagtggggactgcggatgaaaattagcatcgGCTCTtactccggcatatttacatgtttatactgaaatagaatgtataaatgtgttcattaatgtgcgctgtcccgcctaaataaagatacatacaatgggttttactccaaaggtatatttgtctcagagctaccgtCTACTTCAAaccactgtctgcacattacaatacattcactttacaggttctatctaatGGCAGATTTATgaatctattatataaatgtacataaaccaatatatatatgtgtaataacactttatcgtATACATTGAAAACGTCAACAaaccagcacttctgtcatttaCTTTCCAatgaatctgattaaaatatgtaacatttagcacattcaaTCTCAGAAGCAgatcatttctttaaaaaaaaacaaaaaagagagacagaccagTGTAAAATTACCAATGAAACCCAAATTGAGCTGatctttttttattatatgaATATGATTTCTCATCTTCATATTCCcataatcctgtattttcctgatAAATTATCATAATAATACATACAGGCCAGGATTAAGTTATATTCCCGAAAAGAACAAACTTCCAAATACTGTCACAGTGTCTTAACAATTAAAAAGATGTAGTCCTAATCTGTAATGTGTACCTTGTCTTTATTCTGAAACtgagtttgattgatttaacccataaagacccaaacatccaccatcgaccaagaccatctactgatataaactgtttaaaacctgatggtccactaatcctataaatacatagtaaataattagtataaaatacactttgtcatcttttcatggttgtcagataatgcttcaccagtaaaacccatggagtttcaaaaatgacagtggatggagacgctgattttatgttcagttaatgatatatttgagggaaaaagtcactttttttgtcagttttctctgttttgaatataatAACGCTCAACTTTTATATgaacttttctgaacatctatatgattagttgattaaatataggaaaatacataaataaatacgtcagcagcacgtcggatgacgcttctgaggaagactggagtcacagtcgaaactgtcaagcaggtaacatctaaaaactataccttgtctgaacaaaagaaaatagtatatttacattaacagaagacaaaatgaacgtctttagccttaggaaaatatatgattttcaagGTTCaatgttcactttattgtcattacatgtaatatatacatgaaacgaaatcagcACTCAGGATCAGTAATGCACACTGGAAAATGGCAAATTAcgcaggataatattataataaatgataataaatcacttaagaaaggttaaatagagagaaaattttatttggaaacTAGGTTAAATTGTAAATAATATGTTGCATTGCTTTGCTTTCGCTTTGTGCAGAGTTCTAACCAGTTTTCTAACCCTAAAGATCAAATTAATTGCCAGATTTTACCCTCTACTCTCCTCCTATGGATTTAACAATTTAAAGCATTATTTGTTGGAACTATTCCTCAAAATTCGGTGTATTGCATCTCTTTTTAAATTACTAAAATTGTTGAATCAATTTGCAAAACATCTAGAATCTTCTGGAGAAGTCTGGAGTTTATCTGACACTCTTCATCTCCAGCCTATCACAGCTCTCTGCTGAAGGGCGAAGGGCCAGCGTTGAGACACTTAAATAGACCAGGCTCGAACTGAAGAAAccattcagcctttttttttcaaGCCTGAAACAAAAACCTATCAAGAGACACCATGGTTGTGTGGTCCGAACAGGAGCGCAGCATCATCAACAGCATCTTTGCCAGCCTGGACTATGACGATATcggccccaaggctctgtgcagGTACAGCATCTCTCACTTCTGAGGATCTACAACAATAACGCTCATGGTTAAACTAAAACTGTGCTAATCCAGTGTTTTGACCCATCTCTTCTCTTGCAGATGTCTGATCGTGTACCCCTGGACTCAGAGGTACTTCGGTGGCTTCGGAAACCTCTACAATGCTGAGGCCATCCAGACCAACCCGAACCTCGCAGCCCACGGAATCAAGGTGCTGCACGGTCTGGATCGCGCTGTGAAGAACATGGATAACATCAAGGCCACCTATGCCGAGTTGAGCGTCATGCACTCCGAGAAGCTGCACATCGACCCCGACAACTTCAGGGTAAAGTCTGAATTTCACTTCATCTCTGAAAAGTCTCAAGCGTCTCCCTGTCTTTAGTGCTATAATCCACAGTGTACAGCCTAGAGCTGGAGATATCAGTGTGTAGTATATTTGACCCtgaatattcatttatttatttattttttggattgtCTCATAGCTGCTGGCTGACTGCCTGACCATCGTCATTGCCGCTAAGATGGGCAGCGCTTTCACCCCCGAGATCCAGGCCACCT
The nucleotide sequence above comes from Sphaeramia orbicularis chromosome 19, fSphaOr1.1, whole genome shotgun sequence. Encoded proteins:
- the LOC115439365 gene encoding hemoglobin subunit beta-1-like; the encoded protein is MVVWSEQERSIINSIFASLDYDDIGPKALCRCLIVYPWTQRYFGGFGNLYNAEAIQTNPNLAAHGIKVLHGLDRAVKNMDNIKATYAELSVMHSEKLHIDPDNFRLLADCLTIVIAAKMGSAFTPEIQATFQKFLAVVVSALGKQYH